In Aedes albopictus strain Foshan chromosome 3, AalbF5, whole genome shotgun sequence, the genomic window caaaacggcatcatattctccaatgttttttggttatttgcttctttggcaccaatgctgtaggagttgagcaaaaattactaaaattcgtgaaagccaaatgtggcctaaaaactagtttttcgggtgcaatcacgctttggcgcgcaaaaagtggcatcgcgtcagcactgatatgatagccaaaacctgtcatcgcgcttgtttgttatcacccgtggtatggggtagccaaggcaaactactaggaagcaaagctactacgttcagtacaatttcgcgccacaacgtgattgccttaaatattaaatatgcaacgttactcagtatagcagatatggctattgttacgagtgtagagaagtcctgaacttcaaggtagtttggctgaactGGAattccctgtagtgtctctaaatgacatttaagaTTACAAAAGCTTCGCAGTTCCCAgcaaattatgcaatactattatttatgacgaaaacacataaagttattcttgtagatttgaagaacttcatcatagaacagtttggacgaccctgaatgtcccaatggtttataataaactagtagacttcagattgccccagtatctgcggttgattatgcaacgttagtcagtataacatatatgactattgttacgagtgtagatttgaagttctgaactctaaggtagtttggctgaccgggaatatccctatagtgtatataaatgacattgtagatgtcaagaacttcacggatcccagtaggttatgcaaagcTATTAGTTGTGTCGAAAATacctaaaattattcttgtagatttgaaggacttcactataggacagtttggaacacctagaacatcccagaatataaaacaacttttaatattcttgacgaaggctaaataaatacatataaacgtagcccacatccaagttcagcttttagaacaattgcaattatttcgtttttccaaatttcatggtgttcaggatgttctaggttatcaatgaagtcctaaatacaaatattctcattttttttcttaaaagagGACTCAATTTTTtaactactttgccgaagacactattctgttttatcgagtcGTTTCTAAGTTGGGGTCGTATATGATCcacccggctccaaagggttaaattgaGAACATCCGATGCGctggtttagtttttttttattagatttaTGGTGCCTAAAATCGTGAAtaggtgcaaaagtcggccattgtaaCGGCCATCTTGAAGTTCTAATGAGCTTGTCTTTAAAAGCCAACTATTGGTTTTGATTCCAttaaaaaaactttattttttattGGTCAATTCGAGTTTTTTCTCAAGAAAACTCTTGGACGGACCAAGTGTGATGGTTTAAGGTCGTGCGATCGAAATTTTTCGTCGGAATTAAATCCGTggatctcgagatgaactagtctacggctaaaaaactcgttaataaagaaataatgaaaaatataTCGGAATAAATGTTCCTACACAAAGAAATCTTAAATTTCTGTAACATTGTACCGTCAATTGCCCGATCAGCGTTCTATTCCGCACCAACATATCAAAttggcgtaactgcttttggaaacaATACCATATTATGCAGCATTTTGATGTGTTCTATGTCTCCAAAAAAGATAAAATCTCATCTTTCCGATTGTGGGATAAATTACGCATGGACGGACTTGGTGGTCAAGTGGCTACCGCttttgattcatatgcagaaggtcctgggttcaatccctggcccgtctcttTCCTTCCACTtagtatctttctatccactttccctATACTGTCCTCTCTATATACACAACTCATgtgtattcatatgttcatagccatcgctagaaccagaaacggttgaaaaagccgtttcgctTGCTTCCAAATTTCACATCACAGTGTCAatatatcagataacgcctacaaatAATGccatcaagcgaactgtgccgctttagcttaatagtaataatcgcactaatctatcaccttatgcCTGGCAtacacacaccaatgtgtgagccctctgccaaccatatcccaccaacactcggacatccgcatgagtttgtgcagacgcagaggtatattcggtttgatgtgctgctagtccccggcagataatctcattgattccttgtgtgagtgtagttgatctggcgatactggagtagcatctacgggcagtCAATCATGCTGAAGCTCAAGTGGAATAAATTACGCATGAAGGATGAAGCTCGGCCCACACCTACATATGTAAAAAGTTTTCAAAGGCAGTCATGCCCCTTTTAAACAGTGAAGTgattaaatttcttgttaaaagaAAATCATGTTCGATGTGTACTTAAAATGGGTATTATTCCATCACCTTTGAAAGGGTCAATTATGACATCAGGAATCGCACCTCATCGCGTCGTTTCCAACTTTCGATAACAATATGATTACTCACCACATAGAGCCGAACAACACGACGATGATTGATGTCGCCGCGTTCTATTGTGGTTTCGCAAGCATCGGGAGCTCATCCGTTTGTTAGTATACCTAGAAGAGGCGGTGACCGGTATGACACGATGGCATCAAATTGTGCATTCGACTTAACCCCTTGCCTTACGATACCACGTTTCCAGTGAGGCAAAACTTGTTTTTATGACGTCAACTTCTGATTCTTTATTTTGCAATTTAGGGAAATTTCCGACACTACAATTGAGGGTTAAGTCAATTTTCAGTTTATAAAATTTAGATACAATTTTATCCAATTAAAAAGTTTGATTTCCTGATCTTTGGTACAATGTTTCAAAGAGAGTGTGATCAAAGTGGCATTAGTATGATTATCTACATACTTGACAGGAAGTTCGAACATAAAACCATTTCCGCGCAGTTCTAGGTTTAACAGTGTCACGCATCATCCTGAATTTTGCGCTACATGACTTGAGTATGGTGGTCCGACCGCCACAAAGGGCAAACGCGAACGAAACCATTAAGAAATTGGCAGAAGGTCAAGGATGTCATACACCACTAGTCGCAGTGTATATGCAGATGTGTATAGTTTGAGTTTAACGTTGAAACGAAAACTGCAGTAACGTGAAGGAGCGCTGCTGCTCTCGATAATTTTACTCACAAATAGGCAATACTTTTAGCAACTTTATGGTGCTGTGGGATTTTGCGCCGACCAACCGTGTATTCAATGGCAAAAATTTCGGGTACAAAACCTTATGATAAATCGGGACATTCAGGAGATGGCGTAATCAATGTCGATCTCTTTTTGCAGCGCCCTCGTGTTTGAAGCAATCCTAAAATGACGATAACGAAATGGTGAGCTAGCTTGTTCCAAACCAAACTGCTCAAACAAGTGTACGTCATGCGAGCACATAAACACACCGTAGATAGCGATTTTACCGCAATGGGTCTGGACTGGATATGGATGAAGCGTGTTTGTAATTACCTACCGAGTGATTCCCGAGATTAATTACCTCATCAATCTAGCGAAAGAGCCCGAACTTATTGATGCGATAAAACCAATTTGGGAGAATTTCACTGCGCTTTGATTGCCGCACATTGCACAATGAATAAAGAGAGCACACATTCATCGGATTGCAATGTTTATCCGAGGCGAGGCAGGGACTTGCCCCAATGCCAGAGTTCAACCCACGCCAAgaattttcctccaggaaaaaatGTCTCGCGTCAGATTTCCACGTAACCATCTATCGACAGAGGTTCGCGAATGACACTTACCCACTTGCTGCCGCGACCAATTGATAACAGCTGCTGGCTGGGGATGAGGCATTTGTTTTTCCGATTTTCTCAAAATTCGGAAAAGCCGATTGCCACCATCAGCATCATCATTAtcaatcatcaacatcatcatttgTGTGTGTAAAGTGGGAGCTGTGATCGTGGGAAAAGCAAATGGTTGACTGACGATACGGACGAGTAGAAGTTGCGATCTCATTcacaaattttctggagcatgcGCAACGCGTTGTGGGCAGGGTTCAATTCAAGAGCTTTTTCAAATCTCTCGGCTTCCTGAGACAACTGTGAATGAAGATGCAGAGGATTCCTCGGTCTCTACTCTCGGTCGGTGTTCTTCATCTCGAGATATCCCTATTTCGATGTACCTAATGCTAGTAGCAATGATTGTCGAGTACATACCTTCCCTTTGTCAATGATTTTTGAACGTTGCTACTACCTTCATCATCAATAATTCAAAAGTACTCAGTTAAATTCAATGATCTCATCAAAGGTTAAATTATTACATCTACTACTAATGTTTACTCTTTTAGTTGTAACCAGGTAGGGTTTTCAACTAATTCCCGTCTgtgtaagcaccgaccaataatgatataTTTTATTGTCGCATTTCGTCTAACGCCTCATGACTAATTTGATATCAAttaccgtccctacacagttatggatcacacacagttacggatcactttgtTGTTTAAAGccgaatatcttgctcaaaacatatatttaggcacgaaattcatttttgtagcatgatcatatttgttttctgagataaaaagtcatttacaagagttcaatctaaaaagaaaatgtattttaatgcaacgaaagtgttgtcctctcacatctgccagtaaacagccgaatttcataagaagctactcctgcagcgGTAAGCTCCAAAAGTGTCGtaatccatcaattttgatataaaaatcgctcgtacacgttggataagatatgtatgtatctattaaaagaagttttgtttcattctgggattcaaataccaaaataatgtgactttcaacagtgatccataatgtgacccagAAACTGAccgtttgacgctattatggatcactttaaacaaatatagatttttgttccactcaacgctcttgatacaatattcttaccttaaagtatcaaaagtatcattgaaaaacatgtaaccttgaaaaccaggtgtcttgaaacacaGAGTTGTAATAATAACACTTAAAATGGAAAGCATCACTGAACCCTAGTGGCGCACCTCTATCGAAGTAAATGGATTTGGAACTTTTTAttgttttctctttattcctgttgtaaaattgggtaccgtaaactggggtcaaattgatctccgggtcgaaattgatcagacgtttttccaatAAATAAAGCATGCTTTAATAATTTCCATACACATATCGTTTAGTATCTAGttcctacatcacgatacttggaaggaaaGTATTTGAAATAAGCTTGATCTaaccgaaaaacgtctgatcaatttcgacccggagatcaatttgaccccggtttacggtactccatcagtaaaataatgaatacactgcgtagtttagccttacaaacgcaaatttattattagagttggaattttgagtaattttgcactgatccataatatggcaaaaattgatccataatatgtgggACTCTGTGAAGATGATCCATAATagggcattttgtaaacagtgaaatattcctttttttcgcggaaatgacttgcgattatacttcaaatggatcggtaatgaaaagttcgaatcaaaacatagccaacgttgctttcaaagtcgtagtttttgttttcttttatttttaattgaattttgaaggtcaaaaataccactaagtgatccatgactgtgtacccacggtattTATATATAAATTAGCTTCTAGGGTGacaggcaggtttgttctcttcaacaggggggggggtggtttaatCGGCCAAATTGCTTGAACCTTGGTCGtaaaattcagcttggttgggaaagatgtgACGCCAACTTCGAGTTTAATAGGttccaaaaaccccccatgacgaagagaacaaaactgccgagaataggtgcgtaagttcccctatatcatgtaaaaaatattgtaaaagaaccacaatttccataaaataaaaagattgaataattgtccctcgaattctatttCCGTCATGTTCATGtttatttcgggcacaacctgaattcaatttccgGCACCTCCTACGTGACAATATGGTACATGGGATGGTAAAAAAATttgatttgaccgtaggtgtttattctaGAAAACGGTCAAATTCTTCACATTCCAAATCAAACCATGTATTCAAAGTATAATTTAGCAGAAAGTTCTAAATTGAGAAATTGGGCTTTAAAATagcgaccaaaatatttcaattaatattttttccCCACCAGAACATAAtacggaagtggaaccatctcggcaggggtcctattttgggcacttttctgctataactcagcgaattttgaaccaattgacacaatttttggaacgcgatgagatatatagtatctagccgtgtacaaaaattcaagtcaataggTTTGGAATTGAATTCGCTACCCTACgctatcacagtgcaacgaaaaaATCTTTCTTCGTGTTTGTGAAATACTATATTTCGTATGCAGAACATTTGCTTGCATGCTCCCTAGGAGAAGaaagtgatttatttgatttattgaacagcttttgctgtatTCTGCAGCAGTGGAATCCAACttcgaagtgccacagagcttttgtggggtatgAATTGAAGTAAATCTGGAGAAATGAAAATTCAACGGCGATGAAGAACAATGCGGCTAGTTTCTGCTTTGGTGTGGTTGCCTTCGTCGAAGTTAAAATGAGAAAAAATGCCAACTCGTaaatggagtgaaattgaaacatgAAATCTAGTGTACTTAATCGTTTTCGAGTGCTAAAGAGGTTGGTCATTaacagtctacatctttttgcttccatctgatgaggtTTTGCTTTCGTCTAATAAGGCATTGGCAAAGATAAGTCGAAATATCTGAAATGATTGGTTATTTTCagtctgatgtgacgggaattagcgcatatgacggagtaaattttttgatgataaatgTAAACGTAAACGTCTCCATGAAAAGCATTCCTTAAAAAGCCATCCAAAATCTAACTCCAGATATCTATAAAGTGGTCCAAGCACTTGGACATGTTCTGAGtagatattatgtttccagttcaaaaccgaattagcgacattttttctttgacttccgctgctgtacaaaacagcgccccacttccgacattatgtttaacgcagggcaaaggcagcggaagtcaaagaaaaaatgtcgctaattcggttttgaactggaaacataatatctaatcaacatttcctcctcaTCCCCGCTGATCGAGAGGACCTGGCCAAGTGTACAACAAAGGAGTCGTTGAATGTCaaatttgtcaagtcccaggcagctTGTCTGGTGCATTCAACGTCTCTATCGACCCCAGGATGCGACTTTTTCTGGCTTTCTTCAGTTCTCTCTGTTTTGCATCCAGAGTTTTTTCAACGTATATGCTCCCGAGTTTGCTCCCATaaatagttccttcagagattttttcagtgttctttcgggatttcggAGGAACCatgatttctgcaaaagtttTTTACGGCTCTCTGCTGGTGCACCCGGgagttttcaggaattactcttaaTGGTATCCGGGATAGATTTCCAACAGTTCCTCAAGgggtttttgcagaagttcttttagggatttgttCCAGAGTTTTCCGCCAACTCTTGAATTTACTCGCGGTATTTCACCCGTAGTTCCTCCCGGCATTACTCCCACAACTTTTTGCCGAGGTGCTAATGTTTAACTCAGGATTTCTTaagttcctttcgagatttcttcaaaaggtcTAACCAGATTTAACCTGAATTCTTTCCTATATTTCTACGGAAATATATTACAAGGAATTTCACAACTTATCCCAGAAGACATTCCGAAGAAAatcacctggaaaaattcctgcaactATCAGACTCCGGGAGCAtctattaaccctagtaggatgttggggtcaatatgacccagacaggctcgctgaacgtgcacttcGTAATGGTGGTGCACCTAGCTAAACATGTTAGGAGGGTAAAAGAAATCCTAAAAGCAGCATCGAGAATATCGGGACAATTTCTGATAGGGATTCCGGgaagaactctgggagcaattcagaaaaaaaactgtaaaaaagtCGCTGCAAGAAATCTGGTAAACAACGAGGAAAAAACTCAACAGGGTAGGTTCAGAAAAACTCCGAAAGACATCCTAGGAACCACagcgaaggaattttctgagagaaGTCGCGGAAGAAACTCTGAGATAAATATCTTCAGAAGAAAACCCACAAGAACCTTGAAGTATAAATCCACGGAAGAACTCTAGAAGAATGCTCACgttaatttcttgaagaaattacaggagatatttcggaagaaatcccgagaggaactcctgcagaaaattcgggataattcctaaagaaatcctcgtgtcagctctagtagaaatcccaggaagaacaccTGTAACAACTCTGAGAGATATCACGGGAAGATCTTCcgaggaagtcccaagaggaatatcggaaggGAACGCGGAAAATCTTCAACCGGAGTCCCGAGAAAAACTCCACTAGAAACTCTGCGACAACATCTGCAATATACccttagagaaactcttgtggagatctcggaaTGAGCCCTGGTAGAAATACCTTAAAAGGATTCCCACGAGGGACTCTGGGTGATTTTGTAGGattcccgtgaaaaactccaggagaaaacgcaattcaggaatcctggaagatttacaAGGGAGAATCCCGGAAATAACTGTTtgaatcttggaaaaatactGGTAAGAATCCAAAAGAGACTGCGGGAGCCTCCCGCCGGGAGGAAATCGAATTGGAATACCATGAAAATGGCATGGAAAAATacggaagaaatcttgggagacattccaagagatatttctaaagaagttctagcaagaaatcctggcgaaatttctCGAAAGAAAAATCTTGTGGTGGAGTTTCTAGAATAATCTGAGTCTACATAGAATTTGCAGTATCTTATttgaaacgtcggaaaaaaatcATGTACGAAAGATGTAAATACTACATATTCGAAATACAGTTTTATTTCAATATCTGGTGCAGATGAAAGAGATTTTTGAGAATACGGCACAGATAAAAATGTGAAAACACTGATTCAAGGTTTTCCCTGTGTTCGGATAGGTGGTAGGGTTCCTTAGAGCAGCTTTTCTCAGTGAGCAGCTTAAAGCTAAAATGATATATTCAGTTAATATATGAAGaaaatacaaattgctcaacttacaTCTAGTTTCCCGTTATCGGAACTTATCCGAAGCAAAATTCTGTCGATCTCAATTGCAGTTTAAGCAAATACCCTAAGGTGGTTCTGTAGATGAATAAACGACCCTGTTTTAGTAGCGATCTGGTGTCATTCAAAAAGGAATCGACTCAATTTACCTCCTAATTCATCAAGACGCACTTAAGGTGTAATCTATAGCTTACTGTTCCCCTCGAGAGTGCCGGTCTATCCAACTACTTTTTGTTTGAACTCAAATTGGCACTTTCTTCGACGCACAAATAGGTTTGATTACAAACTCAGTTGGTCACAATATTCAAGGAGTaagaaatttcaacaattcaaATAGATTtacaaatttcaattaaattcaacAGCATTTGCCACGATAGAAATTCTAGCATGTTTTCGCATATTCGTTCGTTGTCAAATTTAGCTGACGCATTGTCTTACGTTTCTCGATTGTCAGGGAACGCCTGTCATCGAGGACCTCGTCGGGTGTAGCAGTGGTGCCAGAACATCCCCCAGCCCGTGAATCCTGGTGAGGGCCGTTGTGGCAATTGCCAGGTTCACCATCAGCCACTTCCATGACTGCCAGCTTTACTATTGGTCGTTTCAGCTCAGTTCCTGCAGCCGTTCGTACTATCGCTTGTCGTACTCTGCCGTCCCTTCCGAGAAACACCTGCTGAATTCTACCTCGTAGCCAAGTTCTTCGGTTTCCCTCGGCTACGTAAACCAAGTCACCGACCTGTACGGGCTTGCTCTTCGCAAGCCATTTTGATCGTTTGTTCAAAGTTGGGAAGTACTCCTTCAGCCAGCGATTCCAAACTGCGTCTGACAGAAACTGTGATCGCTGGTAGCTGCTTCTCAGCGATGCGGCTATGTCCACCGGAGTCCTCAATGGGTCGTGAGCCCCTGATGAGTTTCCCAGGAGGAAATGATTTGGCGTGATCGCCTCGAAGTTCGCTGAATCTTGGGGCATGTAGGTTAATGGTCTTGAATTGATAAATCCTTCTGCCTCTGTCAGCACTGTCACCAATATCTCATCATTGAGCTTACGTCCATCATCAAGTGCACGTATTGCTTCCTTTACACTCCTAACCATCCGCTCCCATACACCACCCATATGTGGTGCACTGGGCGGATTGAACGTCCACTTGGTGCGCGCATCGGTGAAGGTATCAGCGCATTCGGTGTTGATGCTCCTAATCTGCTTCCTCAGCTCGTTGCTGGCGCCAACAAAATTGGTGCCGTTATCCGAGAATATCTCTACTGGTGGTCCTCGTCTCCGGATGAATCTCCTCACGGCCATGATGCAAGAGTCAGTAGAAAGATTATAGGCAAGCTCCAGGTGAACCGCACGAACGACAAGACACGTGAAGACGACCACGTATCGTTTCTCCTTCCTGCGTCCAACAGATGTTTCCAGAGGACCAAGATAGTCCACACCCACGTAGCTGAATGTTCTAATGAAATTTCGTTCTTCTGGAAGTGGAGCCATTCGAGGATTTTGCGGGCGACACTTAATTACCTTGCAATGCTGGCAATCTCTCATCACTTTGTTCACGGTTGATCGCAAGTTGAAAATGTGAAATCGTTGTCGTACTTCGTTCACTATTGTTTCACGATTAGCGTGTCCATACCGACAGTGATAGTTGTTCAACAACAATGTGGTAACTGGATGATCCTTCGGTAATATTACTGGAAAACGAGCGTCAAACGTCGCATAGCTGGCATGGGCCGTCCGACCTTCTACTCTGATTACCCCACACTGATCAGCGAAGGGGGAC contains:
- the LOC134284194 gene encoding uncharacterized protein LOC134284194, with the translated sequence MARSKVAPLKYQSIPRMELQAALLGARMLHAVSENHTLPIKEKYIHTDSEVVLAWIRSQHRNYKQFVAHRVGEILTLTDPENWRHVPSKENLADCLTKWGKDTEPNSNGRWFNGRNAFLYSGMEHWPKQKKITETSEELRAHLLLHHVSVPESLIDITRFSKWNVLLRTVALVNRFISNCRRKIKGLPIEVLKATESHEKVLKRPSPSVIVPLRQEEYSKAEQYLWQVAQNAFYPDETKTLKNNRDEPLLEKWISLEKSSPLYRLSPFADQCGVIRVEGRTAHASYATFDARFPVILPKDHPVTTLLLNNYHCRYGHANRETIVNEVRQRFHIFNLRSTVNKVMRDCQHCKVIKCRPQNPRMAPLPEERNFIRTFSYVGVDYLGPLETSVGRRKEKRYVVVFTCLVVRAVHLELAYNLSTDSCIMAVRRFIRRRGPPVEIFSDNGTNFVGASNELRKQIRSINTECADTFTDARTKWTFNPPSAPHMGGVWERMVRSVKEAIRALDDGRKLNDEILVTVLTEAEGFINSRPLTYMPQDSANFEAITPNHFLLGNSSGAHDPLRTPVDIAASLRSSYQRSQFLSDAVWNRWLKEYFPTLNKRSKWLAKSKPVQVGDLVYVAEGNRRTWLRGRIQQVFLGRDGRVRQAIVRTAAGTELKRPIVKLAVMEVADGEPGNCHNGPHQDSRAGGCSGTTATPDEVLDDRRSLTIEKRKTMRQLNLTTNEYAKTC